The Arachis ipaensis cultivar K30076 chromosome B03, Araip1.1, whole genome shotgun sequence region AAagtttatttttgttgttctATACTACAAGGGTATCTCTGAAGACTTTCTAGAACAAAATTTTTTATCATTCTATCAGCCTCAAAGCACCATGAATGCTGAAAAACTGAAAAGTGAACTTTCGCAATCATTTGTAATAGTTTTCTACTAAATTTTGTGGCATTAATATGAAAATGAATGTAGTCAATGACAATGCATTCTCCAACCTTTGTCAACCTTCCTGCAGTGATCAAATCAAGGCAAAAATAAGTTATTCGCTGAGACGTGTTTGGCAAGAGCGTCTGAAGTCAAGGCGGTTGGGGGAGAATTTTTTGCTTTCATGGCAACAAGGCATAGCAAATGCTGCTAGGAAGGGAGCAAGTGATCAAGAAGAACTAGATTGGGATAGCTACAGTAAGATAGAACAACAATTGGAGGTCCTCCAACTTCTTCAGgccaaggaaaagaaaaaggggaaaaagttgATGGCGATTGCTGCAGCAAGGAATTTCATTCAGTCATGGAGGGAATGCATAGCCACAGCAGCTAAGAAAGGAGGGAGTGGTGAACAAGAACTAGAATGGGGGAGCTAtcagaagataaaacaagaaatgGTTCTCCTCTATAAGCTTCAATGTGCATCAGAAAAAGCAAGGGCAAAAGAGTTCGCAAGAGTAAAAGCAGAGAAAGCTGCACGGATAAAGGCAATAAGGAAGGCAATGCTTGCTGAAAAGAGGAAAGAACATCAGGAGAGGACAAAAGCGAAGGGGGATACGAAGATCCGGCAATCTAGAAAAGGAAAGCAAGACAATATTGATTCTGAAGTTACTAAAGAGTTCAAACTTGCCTGTAAATTAACGAAGGTACACCTTTATAGTGTTTCCCTATATTAGCTATTGTAAGTGCAAATGTTAAAGCAATTAAGGATAAGAGAACTACCTATTGATGTGGCAACCGAATGTAAATCTTAGCTAAACTTCGAATATCAGGAGAtaaacataggaaatttaatGGTTAAATCAGTAACTAATTGGTGGTTGTGTTAATTGGGGGAACAATTCATTTTTGTTATGATACTAATTACTAGAAACTTAAACGCTACCTGAACATTTATCTCAGAAATTAACTGTTGTGTTAAAGCACCCCTTTCAAGAGTGGTGCCACTAAGAAGTATCTATCTAAAATTAACATAACTGCTTACCATGACCTTGTTTCTAATATTCATTCTAATATTATAACATTACACCCATTTTTGTTATGTATCCTTTATTTCTCTAATcatgattttgtttttttttctgtgCTGTTTTCAGATTCCTGTAAATAAGAATATCATCAGCAGTCAAGTATCTAGAGAAGGAGATGTTTTCAATTCAATTTTCCCAACTTACAATAAATTGGATATAGAGCTTATCAAGAGAGAAAAGTTGCAGAAAGGAGTATCACTTGCGGATCAGATCAAAGCTGCTAGGGACAGAAAAGCCGAACTACACTGATATGGAATCTACTGCATATTCTTGTTACTTATTTACTTGGAGATCTATCTATAAATCTGTTTCCATGTGTTGAAACAAATAGTTGATTAACCACTATTTGGTAGTNNNNNNNNNNNNNNNNNNNNNNNNNNNNNNNNNNNNNNNNNNNNNNNNNNNNNNNNNNNNNNNNNNNNNNNNNNNNNNNNNNNNNNNNNNNNNNNNNNNNNNNNNNNNNNNNNNNNNNNNNNNNNNNNNNNNNNNNNNNNNNNNNNNNNNNNNNNNNNNNNNNNNNNNNNNNNNNNNNNNNNNNNNNNNNNNNNNNNNNNNNNNNNNNNNNNNNNNNNNNNNNNNNNNNNNNNNNNNNNNNNNNNNNNNNNNNNNNNNNNNNNNNNNNNNNNNNNNNNNNNNNNNNNNNNNNNNNNNNNNNNNNNNNNNNNNNNNNNNNNNNNNNNNNNNNNNNNNNNNNNNNNNNNNNNNNNNNNNNNNNNNNNNNNNNNNNNNNNNNNNNNNNNNNNNNNNNNNNNNNNNNNNNNNNNNNNNNNNNNNNNNNNNNNNNNNNNNNNNNNNNNNNNNNNNNNNNNNNNNNNNNNNNNNNNNNNNNNNNNNNNNNNNNNNNNNNNNNNNNNNNNNNNNNNNNNNNNNNNNNNNNNNNNNNNNNNNNNNNNNNNNNNNNNNNNNNNNNNNNNNNNNNNNNNNNNNNNNNNNNNNNNNNNNNNNNNNNNNNNNNNNNNNNNNNNNNNNNNNNNNNNNNNNNNNNNNNNNNNNNNNNNNNNNNNNNNNNNNNNNNNNNNNNNNNNNNNNNNNNNNNNNNNNNNNNNNNNNNNNNNNNNNNNNNNNNNNNNNNNNNNNNNNNNNNNNNNNNNNNNNNNNNNNNNNNNNNNNNNNNNNNNNNNNNNNNNNNNNNNNNNNNNNNNNNNNNNNNNNNNNNNNNNNNNNNNNNNNNNNNNNNNNNNNNNNNGTTTGGGGAGAGAGGGTGTGAAGAAAACCAGTTCGGTTGGAAGGGAATGGAGTTGGTTTGGTTTAGTTTAAGCTCGGTTAGATTTTAACTAGGCTAGTTATTTTGGTTCCTTGTTTTCCTCTAGGTAATCTTTCTAATAGCTTCATGATTTTGGTTGTAGAGAGTTTCTTGGTGGTTTGGCCAAATTattaaggaaagagaaagaagaaacgGTTTAATGGCTAAACCGTGAAATCACCGTTTCAAACCATGTCGGTTAAACAACTGATATCTGAGATATTGGTAGCAGAGAGTATCTCAGCTCCAAAACACATTTAGAATACTTTACTAAAGCTAGATTATTCAAGAAAAGCCAGTAGTAAAGTTTTTATAGATGAATTTAGTCGAAATTCTTTGTTATTGGTACGGTTTTCAGCTTGTGACATGCTTTTATTTTTCACTGtactttcttttgttttcacttaTTTTATCTAAGTTCGCCTTATTATATTGTGGTGAGGTGATTCTTGGATGTTTGCAAATTTTGGATGTTTGCGAATTCTCATAACAGAATTTTAGAGAATTAATTATATAGAGAATTAGGGTGTTATATTCTACCTTCTTTACAAAAAGTTTCACTCTCGAAACTTTAGATATACCTAGAGGTTATAAAACCTCTAAGGAATCTATCTTAACTATCATTTTCACTAACCCAATTCTTAGGTTGATCCTAAAGGTATCCGTAGGTGATGGTGCTAGAGCTAACCTTCGCTGTCTGAGATTAGAAACCTTGCGAGCTCTCCTCTTGTGTCGTCTGTTGTCCATTTCCTCTCTTGTGGAGACAAGCTTATTTTAAATTCCTGTGGGCGGTCACTTAATAACTTGCTTGAGGACGTCCGTCACCTTAAGGTATTCTTTGGTCCACTAACACTTAAGTTTTCTACTTTTCTCCATATGCTTTGCCTCAGACGCCGTTTCTAACTTGTTTGCAAGAGCTCCAATTTCTTTGCGGGGCAAGTAGTCTGCGCATCTCGAACACCTTAATATCTTCTTGTTACTACAAGTGTTGTACTCCGATCTCCCAATGTTGGGTACTTGTCTCGTCATCTCTCCCTTGCATACTACCATTAGCTTCTTGTTCTTATTCTTCTTGTTGAAAGACAGAAAAACagctatgatgcacggacacggGACATgtcacgcgaattttaaaatcttacaagACACGGGAacacgcatatatataaaatataaaatattttttagataaatcgtaatgatattttgatattttattgatgttaaaatataaattaattttttaattatttttaatgtcttattttaattaaatcaaatatttaaaatattttttgttttaataaataataatatatactatatctaaatttatttcaaaaatatatattaataagactggacacgctgacacgtaaTGGTATTTAGATGTGTCCAAGTGTGTCCGAagaagaatttttattttttttattaagacacggtttgacacaacagacacgcgtgtcggatgAGTGTCGGTGAGTATCGTGTCCGAAATGTGCCCGACACGAGAACACGACAACTCAGCGAAATGCATGTGCTTCATAAAAAAACAATAACAGAACAAAAATCGAAGAAATGAAATAAAACAATGTAGAATTTGtgcttttcttaaaaaattttgtgtttttttgtcATCTACAAAGTTGTGGGTTTTTTTTAAGAAGAAACCTTTTGTTATAAGAAATGGTGtccctaaaatttaaaaaaaaaaaaaaagaaaataaaatgaatagcCTGGAAATTTTCAATAACAAAAAAGTATAAATTTGTGAAGAACGTATAATAGTtataaagacaaaataaaaagcaCATAAATTGTTAATTATAAACACATTTTTATCACATACAGAAATTTCGTTAAGAAAAAAAAGCAACTTTTATGTCTTTTATTCATGTGGTTTTATTCTAAAATTTACGTGTTTATTGCCAAGAGAAAAAATAGAATAGAAAtaacaatttttgtgtttttatctacaaattttgtattttttaaatcttTGTTATAAGAAATATTGTTCCTTTTAGAAaaatgaaaacataaaaatattagcaatggaaaataaagtATTTAAGTTGAATTAGAATAGTGATATAGTCAAAACAAAAACCACAGATTTTTCAtcacaaaatagaaaaaaattgtgtatacaagcacagaatttaaaaaaaaaatgaaaacacaaGAATTTTTGCTACCTAAACTAAATACCAAATTATGTTTTGATAAATACAAAGACCTAAAATTCTGTTTTCTTCCTGTGCTGCTCTTCTTAAATTTCTATGTTTATTGTCAACAAATTTATGTGTTTATTGCTAATGTGAAAAAAAATAACACAGGATTCTACGTTTTCacatgcaattttttttttcgtttttttaaaaatatgttttttaaatatttgttATAAGAAATTGTCCATAAAATAAAAAAGCGAAAAAGAATTTCACTCACAAAAATCACAGAAATTTGTGAAGTATAACATTCTTAACTTCAAAATACAAANNNNNNNNNNNNNNNNNNNNNNNNNNNNNNNNNNNNTACACAAAATTATGTTTGAATAAATATAGAAACCTGATATTTCTGTATCTTCTTCTAAAATTTATATGCTTATCGGATAATTCATgtagtttttgttttttatgtgcttttttcttctgtttctcattttttttacaaaattttaaaaagtagaaATATAAGAAGAGAAATGTTAAGAGATCAtccgaatttattatttttgaccaTCATTTAGCAATTAACtcaatttctttaatttaatttttttaatctaataatttaacaacatattttattttatacttttaaacattaatgactaagtaataataaaaaataataaattctgacaTTCCTATTATTCAGCGTATAAGAAAAAGAAGACGACcgaagaaagcaaagaaaaaggagaagacaTAAAAGTACATGGAACATGGTGTGTgaagattttaaaaaagaaactGTTAAAAATACTTGAttagatttaattataaaattaacttgGTCAGAAAACATTTCTATAATTCTAATTATGTATTCCGGAGATACTGAAGCCAAAACTAAGTTAAATGAATCAATCAACATTTTAACTATGggtatcatttaaaaaaaaaattattatttgatGGTTTGGCTAGTGAAAAATGAATAAATATGTACGTA contains the following coding sequences:
- the LOC107630071 gene encoding uncharacterized protein LOC107630071; this encodes MSIMLPPLTHISNTNSLLLLSNVGDCACAICPRVTLKVQPQVSVVKTEVPKSTLFVCSSQRVLPVQELHIISADDKESVGVEEYNQSKVNIDSLELSYVNNGNEAGGLSDFVEPQNKEILKERIRRMRIGLANKGRVPWNKGRKHTAETRERIRIRTLEALRDPKIRKKMAEHPHFHSDQIKAKISYSLRRVWQERLKSRRLGENFLLSWQQGIANAARKGASDQEELDWDSYSKIEQQLEVLQLLQAKEKKKGKKLMAIAAARNFIQSWRECIATAAKKGGSGEQELEWGSYQKIKQEMVLLYKLQCASEKARAKEFARVKAEKAARIKAIRKAMLAEKRKEHQERTKAKGDTKIRQSRKGKQDNIDSEVTKEFKLACKLTKIPVNKNIISSQVSREGDVFNSIFPTYNKLDIELIKREKLQKGVSLADQIKAARDRKAELH